One stretch of Paenibacillus sp. FSL R5-0341 DNA includes these proteins:
- a CDS encoding gluconate:H+ symporter, translating to MSTLFGLSHNATLLVWTLIAIVFLIVLISKYKWNPFITLLLSALMLGLLTGMKPADVISSITGGLGGTLGTIAIVIALGTMLGKMMAESGGAERIATTLVDRFGVKRVHWAMMIVGFIVGIPVFFEVGVILMIPIIFTVARKTNMSLLQIGIPILAGLSTVHGLVPPHPAPMIAIEAFSADLGKTILYSLIVGIPTAIIAGPLFGKFIGKRIHTEPPAELAEQFATKTNSNMPGFGITLFTILLPVILMLIGSIASIIDPNATSGFTVFSEFIGHEIIALLISVVFALFSLGFARGFTKHDISRFTSECLAPTATIILIIGGGGAFKQVLINSGVGNAIAEVATHANINVILFAWLVAALIRVATGSATVAMTTAAGIVAPVLALTPGANIELVVLATGAGSLILSHVNDAGFWMIKEFFNMSVAQTLKTWTVMETLLSVVGLIFILLLSTVV from the coding sequence ATGAGCACTCTTTTTGGACTATCCCATAATGCAACATTATTGGTCTGGACGTTAATTGCGATCGTTTTTCTGATCGTTTTAATCTCCAAATATAAATGGAATCCCTTTATCACCCTTTTGTTATCTGCATTAATGCTCGGTTTGCTTACAGGCATGAAGCCTGCCGATGTGATTTCTTCCATTACCGGGGGACTCGGTGGCACACTCGGAACCATTGCAATTGTTATTGCTCTTGGTACGATGCTCGGTAAGATGATGGCCGAATCCGGCGGTGCCGAGCGCATTGCAACTACTTTGGTAGATCGATTCGGTGTGAAACGTGTGCATTGGGCCATGATGATCGTTGGATTCATCGTCGGTATCCCTGTTTTCTTCGAAGTCGGCGTTATTCTGATGATCCCCATCATTTTCACCGTCGCGCGTAAAACCAATATGTCATTATTGCAGATCGGTATTCCCATTTTGGCAGGTCTGTCGACTGTACACGGTTTGGTTCCACCACACCCAGCACCAATGATTGCAATTGAAGCCTTCAGCGCGGATCTGGGTAAAACTATTTTGTACTCCCTTATTGTTGGTATTCCTACAGCGATTATTGCAGGTCCCTTGTTTGGTAAATTTATTGGTAAAAGAATACACACCGAACCGCCAGCTGAACTAGCTGAACAATTCGCAACCAAAACAAACAGCAACATGCCAGGGTTTGGTATTACCCTGTTTACCATATTGCTGCCGGTTATTCTGATGCTGATTGGTTCCATAGCCAGCATCATTGACCCAAATGCCACAAGCGGCTTCACCGTTTTCAGTGAATTTATCGGTCATGAGATCATTGCTCTGCTGATTTCAGTTGTATTTGCCCTCTTTTCACTCGGCTTTGCACGTGGATTCACCAAACACGATATTTCTCGCTTCACCAGTGAATGTCTGGCGCCTACGGCGACCATCATTCTCATTATTGGCGGAGGCGGTGCCTTCAAACAGGTATTGATCAATAGTGGTGTGGGCAACGCCATTGCTGAAGTCGCTACCCATGCCAACATCAACGTGATCCTGTTTGCCTGGCTTGTCGCTGCGCTCATTCGTGTAGCTACCGGTTCAGCCACCGTAGCCATGACAACAGCTGCCGGTATCGTCGCTCCAGTCCTCGCACTCACACCAGGTGCCAATATTGAGCTGGTTGTACTCGCCACAGGCGCGGGGTCACTCATCTTGTCCCATGTGAACGACGCAGGATTCTGGATGATCAAAGAATTCTTTAATATGAGCGTCGCCCAAACATTGAAAACGTGGACCGTTATGGAAACACTATTATCCGTAGTCGGACTGATCTTTATTTTACTGCTAAGTACAGTCGTTTAA
- a CDS encoding GntR family transcriptional regulator, whose translation MLFPSSWLQGASRGEAIACELRLRIISGTLRPGEILSENRIAADFDSSRSPVREALRTLSNEGLIRLERMGVVVLGLRIKDVEELYDVRFLIESFVQQRLAGDVPESLITQLRNVIDKMQLAGRHQDAVEFAYQDLVFHETIIEAAQHSRISHLWKSIRYVVMTVMLLTTRRVFVQGEQKVSAVIEKHRLLVEALESGDKILIQAGVRTYFQDSGKTLHESFDS comes from the coding sequence ATGCTATTTCCTTCTTCCTGGCTTCAAGGGGCTTCCCGTGGTGAAGCTATTGCCTGCGAATTAAGGCTGCGGATCATTAGCGGTACCCTTCGTCCTGGAGAGATTTTGTCGGAAAATCGAATTGCGGCTGATTTTGACAGCAGTCGGTCACCTGTCCGTGAAGCGTTAAGAACATTGTCTAATGAAGGTCTTATTCGGCTTGAACGTATGGGTGTCGTTGTTCTGGGATTACGGATTAAGGATGTCGAAGAATTGTATGATGTCCGTTTCCTGATTGAAAGTTTTGTTCAGCAGCGGCTCGCTGGTGATGTTCCAGAGTCATTAATCACCCAGCTACGCAACGTGATCGACAAAATGCAACTCGCTGGAAGGCATCAGGACGCTGTCGAATTCGCCTACCAGGATCTCGTTTTCCACGAGACCATTATTGAAGCAGCCCAGCATTCCCGTATTTCACATCTATGGAAGAGTATTCGATATGTTGTGATGACCGTTATGCTGCTCACGACGCGAAGAGTATTTGTTCAAGGTGAGCAGAAAGTAAGCGCTGTAATCGAGAAGCACCGTTTACTGGTTGAAGCACTCGAATCCGGTGACAAAATACTCATTCAGGCTGGAGTCCGCACATATTTCCAAGATTCCGGTAAAACCCTGCACGAAAGCTTTGATTCCTAA
- the rpmH gene encoding 50S ribosomal protein L34: MRPTFKPNVSKRKKVHGFRKRMSTSNGRKILAARRLKGRKNLSA, encoded by the coding sequence TTGAGACCTACATTCAAACCGAACGTTAGCAAACGTAAAAAAGTTCATGGTTTCCGGAAAAGAATGAGCACGAGCAACGGCCGTAAAATTTTGGCCGCACGTCGCCTTAAAGGCCGTAAAAACCTGAGTGCTTAA
- the rnpA gene encoding ribonuclease P protein component translates to MYKRLRLRNRADFSRVYRYGKSFANHQFVVYGCRRKDTEQFRVGVSCSKKIGNAVVRNRMRRMIKEIVRHHEHEIVTQMDLIFIVRKGALDMPYKEMEKSLLHAMRKGSLLKSSKR, encoded by the coding sequence GTGTATAAAAGACTGCGTCTACGAAACCGGGCGGACTTTAGCCGCGTATACCGGTATGGGAAATCGTTTGCCAATCATCAATTCGTGGTGTATGGCTGCCGCCGTAAAGATACGGAACAATTCCGGGTCGGCGTATCATGCAGCAAGAAAATCGGAAACGCTGTCGTACGCAACCGGATGAGACGCATGATTAAGGAAATTGTTCGTCATCATGAGCATGAGATTGTCACGCAGATGGATCTGATTTTTATCGTCAGAAAAGGTGCACTGGACATGCCCTATAAGGAGATGGAAAAAAGCCTGCTCCATGCGATGCGCAAGGGCTCACTTTTGAAGTCGAGCAAGCGGTAA